The genomic stretch CAGCTACTGTATCAATTATACCCCATTAGGAAAGGTGATTGCGGTCGTAGAAAACACCTTACCCGCAATGGGGAAAATGTCAATACTCCAGATCACCACAAAACAGTCTAATTCAGGCACATTCCCATGAGCCATATTGCCAACAGTTCTCTTGGTTACCCGAGAAGCCACCAAAGTAGGGAGCTGGGGGCTGTAGCCAGCCAGCCCTGTAAGTGCTCGTATGACAGGATCTCACGGATGAGGTGCCTGGCATATATAATGTGAGCTTATTGTGACAGACTTATTGTGAAATTTGCCCTGTTGAATGTGCCGATTGATAAGTTTGGTTTACAATTGTCAGCGAGATAACAATTGCTGGAGACGATTGTCCGACGGTATTGTTCTTCGGATTGTTGTATTGTCAGAATATTGCAATGTCAACGAACTCGACAATTTGGTGGTTGTAGCAGACTGGCTCGTCGTCACACTGTAGATATTGTAGATGGTTGGATCCGTGTCATTGTAGCTGGCATGGACCAGTGTAGTTATGGTTTTTCAAGGCTGTTCCAAGAATTTTGCCACTTCTGGTCTCGTCTGAAAGAGGGCAACACGATGGTGAAATTGCCTTGTAGcctcatcttcagctgAAACCTTCGTATCTCTTTAGACAATAATTTTAGAGGTATTGTTTACTATTTTTCCACCCTTATTTCAGCTGTGTGCCTGTATTATATTGGTCATAGATATTGCATCACCTGCGATCAAGCATCTACATAAATATAATATTGTCTCTCGATATTCTGCTGAGGTGGTATATTTCGTTGTGGTCTTTTTTGCTCATTTAGTATaatattttcttcagttATATGATTTTTTCAACTCATCGACTGTCGTTTCTTGTCCGTTGTTCATTTCGTATTATCCGTGCCAAATATTGAATTTCCCCGGCTTTTGTGAACAAGCCTGGTTCCAGCCAGTATTTATTAACAGTGTTCACCTGTAGATTTTTAACAAGCTCTTTTTTGAAACAGTTTACACACTATAGTCACATACAACCCCATACATATATCCTTCCATCCATGGCTACCAGCGTAACCACTaccaaaaagaagaagctcgTCTACAAACAAGACAATGATGGAGTGTTCCGGTTGAAGAAAGTCGACAACAACGACATCAGCTCCATCGAGTATGCCGAAGATAAAAAGAAAGTCGACGACTACATCAACGAACTTCTCGACTGTTCCTACAAACTTCCCGAAGAACCCAAGCCTGAAGTAGAGCCTCCCAAATCTCAGGCACCAGAGAAAAAGCGCATCAAACAAAAGGTCTCAAAACCAACCTCTCCCAaaacatcttcaaaacCATTCCCTCctacttctttttcttccacttACACCCCAGCTGCAATTCCCACTAATAGCTCTACATTCCTAGACAGAATGAAGTCTGCTGTTGGGAACCAATCCGTGAAACACTTCCATATCCAGAGCTTTGTGCTAGGAGCTGTATCAACTCTAGTATTGTATCGATCTCAGGACTTGTTGTTGCATTATGCCATTGTCATATTCAATGTCTTAAAAGTCCTAGTCGTTGTATCCGTAGTCATTGGTTGTGCAACCTGGTATTCTGGAATCGTCACCTTGCTGGACCTCGGCAATTCTGGTAAGATCATCGATCAGATCAAAGCCAGAATCAATGGCACAGACTCTACCCCAAAACAGCAAGacaatcaacaagaacatgACGACCAAGAACTGCATTATACCGAACACTATTATGAATCAGATGACGATGACTCGGAATCGCTTCCTAAATCGAAATCTCCATCAATCCACTCACTGGAGGATCCTTTGGCTCCTCCTTctagagaaagaaaacatTCTTCCATCAGAGTCACTCCTTTCAGAATGAGCCCCAGACCTCTCCATTCGGAGTCTCCTCATAGCcatcagcaacagcatTTGCCTCAGTCGCGTCATCGTTTCCAAAGTGCTCCTGATCTCGCTTCGAATAAACCTCCGCAGTTATATAGGTTGAACACTGCAGACGCAAAAATGAGTCACTATAGAAAACAAACATCTCCTGTCAGATCCAGAAAAGACCTGGTAGACTCTTTCAGCTCTCGAGTATCTCCCAATAAGCATTTGCCTCCTGCTCCTGTGGACGAAGACTTGCCATTCATCAATGAAGTCAAACTTGTCGATTCACtcgatgaagaagtattCAAACCAGACTTAGTTGACCATAACGACTTCGTCAAGAGGCTGGTGAGTACCGTAAGCAAGAAGTCTGTGTTGGGAACACGGGCTAATTATAACAAGTTTTTGGCCAGTGTTCTGGATAACGACTTGGACTTTGACTAGACGTAACAGAGCATATTATAACGGAATATAGTAACGGAATATATAATTACAAAGGCTTCAATTTATGATGCCATAATCTATAA from Scheffersomyces stipitis CBS 6054 chromosome 2, complete sequence encodes the following:
- a CDS encoding predicted protein, whose product is MATSVTTTKKKKLVYKQDNDGVFRLKKVDNNDISSIEYAEDKKKVDDYINELLDCSYKLPEEPKPEVEPPKSQAPEKKRIKQKVSKPTSPKTSSKPFPPTSFSSTYTPAAIPTNSSTFLDRMKSAVGNQSVKHFHIQSFVLGAVSTLVLYRSQDLLLHYAIVIFNVLKVLVVVSVVIGCATWYSGIVTLSDLGNSGKIIDQIKARINGTDSTPKQQDNQQEHDDQESHYTEHYYESDDDDSESLPKSKSPSIHSSEDPLAPPSRERKHSSIRVTPFRMSPRPLHSESPHSHQQQHLPQSRHRFQSAPDLASNKPPQLYRLNTADAKMSHYRKQTSPVRSRKDSVDSFSSRVSPNKHLPPAPVDEDLPFINEVKLVDSLDEEVFKPDLVDHNDFVKRSVSTVSKKSVLGTRANYNKFLASVSDNDLDFD